The Opisthocomus hoazin isolate bOpiHoa1 chromosome 2, bOpiHoa1.hap1, whole genome shotgun sequence genomic interval GCCGGGGCGgcgcaggctggggggggggagtgggggagccCCCCGAGGCTTGGGGAGCCCCCCAGGGCTCGGGGAGCCCCGCATCTCCCTCAgggcccctctgctccccaggctgcctgGCGGAGAAGTGGACTGGCAAGAAGGGCGACTTGGCGAGTGTGGGGGacaagcagagggagaagaggagcgggaagaagaagaagaagaagggccggaaggaggagaGCGAGGGTGGGGATGCCCTGGACGAGAGCGGGGTGCAGGAGGAGGCCCCGCTCCCCCACAGCCCGGCCGACGAGCTGTAGGCGCCCGGCACCCCCCACCGCGGGGCCGCCTGCCCTGGGGGTGCCAAAGGGACTTGGTGGCGGCACCCCGGGGGGGCCTCCCCACCCGGCCCGGGCGCGGCAGCCTGGGCGCCATCCTGAGGGGGCTCCgggcgcgggaggcggcgggcggtgcCGCGGAGCCGGCTGCCCGTCGGGCCCGCACCCGGCCGGGGCTGTAAATAAAGACGTTTTTCCCCAGAaccgctgctggggaggctgCTGCGGGACCCCCGGTACCGGCGGCGAtcggcctcgccccgccccgccgccgagccAGAGGGGGGGCGGGGattggcggggggcggggccggcggggattggcggggcggcgggggcgggggcgggggcgcggcggggccgggtcgGTGTCGGTGTCGGCGGGATGGTGGACAGCGTGTACCGGACGCGGTCGCTGGGGGTGGCGGCCGAGGGGCTGCCGGACCAGTACGCGGACGGGCGGGCGGCCCGCGTCTGGCAGCTGTACATCGGGGACACGCGGAGCCGCACGGCCGAGTACCGCAGCTGGCTCCTGGGGCTGCTCCGCCAGCACCGCTGCCGCTCCGTCCTCGACGTGGCCTGCGGCACCGGGTGAGGCACCGCGCCCCGCGACCGCCCGCCCCCtaccccccgttccccccccggccccacgccggggctccccccggccccgctgacgGCCGTGTCCCCAGGGTGGACTCCATCatgctgctggaggagggcttTCAGGTGACCAGCGTGGACGCTAGCGACAAGATGCTCAAGTACGCGCTGAAGGAGCGCTGGGAGCGGCGCAAGGAGGAGCCCTTCGACCGATGgggtgcgggggccgggggggcgtgCGGGCGCGGACACCTCACCCCGGCGCCGGGGCCTCTGCTGCCCCCCGACCCCGAGCCCGGTGCCGCCGGCCCGGCGGGGTGGCCTTGCTGCAGGGACGGGACAGGGCCCTCAGCTGCCTGCCGGGCCCGGCACCCGCGGGTGGGtgctacggggggggggggggggggggggtgtccagcGTGCTGGGGAGGGTGTCGGGGTGTCCCTGCCCTCACCCGCTCCCCTGTGCCGCAGTCATCGAGGAGGCCAACTGGCTGACACTGGAGAAGGACCTGGAGAAGCCAGGGGACGGGTTTGATGCAGTCATCTGCCTGGGCAACTCCTTCGCGCACCTGCCGGACTTCAAAGGTGAGGTGGGGGGGCCTGAGATACGTGTGCACAGGGTCTGCCAGCAGGCTGAGAACATGCCCTAACTCATGCCATAAGTGAGGCAGCGGGTCACACACGGTGGAGCTGCTGTGTCATGGCTTGTCTCGGGGGGGGCGGGCGCTGAGAACATGCCTGAGTTCGTGTCGTGAGTGGGGCCATAGGGTCCTGTGGCATTGGTGGAGCTGTGTGCATTGATGTCACGTCTCTGGCGAGGCTGGAGACACACCCAGACTCGGGCTACAAGCCGGGTGGTGGGTTCCTCGCAtggccagctctgccctgctgaggctgaGAACATGCCTGAGCTCATACCATGGGTGGGGCTGTGGGTTCttaaagctggggggggggggggagcagctctgtgtgcACTTATGGGTGAGATGGTCCCCCATGGGGTACAGCCTGTCTGGGGACACCACGGTTTCCTCCCCCAGGGGACCAGAGTGACCACAAGCTGGCCCTGAAGAACATTGCCAGCATGGTGCGGCCCGGGGGGGTCCTGATCATCGACCACCGCAACTACGATCACATCCTGGCCACGGGCTGCGCGCCGCCTGGCAAGAACATCTACTACAAGGTGGGTGGCCGGCAgaccctgccccatcccactgcCCCCGGCCCCGAGGGGGGCAGGCGGGGCAGGGTGCAGGGCTGTGCCCAGGCCGGGGGCCACCAAGTCCCCGCAGGACACAGGCGTCCTCCTGCGGTCCCCAGAGTGACTTGACCAAGGACATCACCACCTCGGTGCTGCTGGTGAACAACAAGGCGCACATGGTGACCCTGGACTACACGGTCCAGGTCCCCCCCGGCGAGGCAGGGGCCACCCCGGAGCTGAGGtgcgagggggctgcggggaggtggCTCCTGGCACAGGGAGGGGGGTGGCTGTCCCCTCACCTCACCGTTGTTGCCTTCTTGCAGCAAGTTTCGGCTGTCGTACTACCCCCACCGGCTGGAGGCCTTCACTGCCCTGCTGAAAGGTGCCTTCCAGGGGAAGTGCCAGCACAGCGTCCTGGGCGACTTCCAGCCCTACACGCCGGGGCAGGCCCACATCCCCTGCTACTTCATCCATGTCGTGAAGAAGATGGCCTGAGGAGGCCGTGGAGACAGGACTGTGGTGGCTGAGAGCCGTGAGTGGCTCTGGGGACAAGCAGGGGTCTGGGGACATTGCTGAGAGCCGCCGGGGAGCCCCGTCCCCTTAATTAAGAGCACTTGTGAGAGCTACTGGAGCCCGTGGTCCATCTGTCCGTGTGTGGGCAGGGTATGGGGTGAGGGGGACAGCCCTCAGGACTCCTGGGGAAGGATGTGCCCAACCTGGGGGAAAGCACTGGGTGGGTGCAGGCGCAGCTTCACCCGCGAGCTACGTCCCCAGCTGCAGGTGCCTGTGATGTGGGGTCTGGGGCTCCCCTTGCTGCAGGGACAAGGGTGGTCTGGCTCCTGGGTGGttgcacagccctgcccagccccctgcTGCACCGTTCACGGGGCTGTACTGCAGCCGTGTCATCCCTTGCACCCCGCAGCCAGGTGCTGACCCCTCTTCTTGACACCCCTCAGCCCCATGCGGGGTGGTGTCCGCTTCCAGGGTGGGGAGGCGCTGCACGCCCCAGCGGCACTTTTGCTGCGGCTGCAGCTCCCTCCTTGCCCGCCCTGAGGAAGAGGTGGTG includes:
- the GNMT gene encoding glycine N-methyltransferase, which produces MVDSVYRTRSLGVAAEGLPDQYADGRAARVWQLYIGDTRSRTAEYRSWLLGLLRQHRCRSVLDVACGTGVDSIMLLEEGFQVTSVDASDKMLKYALKERWERRKEEPFDRWVIEEANWLTLEKDLEKPGDGFDAVICLGNSFAHLPDFKGDQSDHKLALKNIASMVRPGGVLIIDHRNYDHILATGCAPPGKNIYYKSDLTKDITTSVLLVNNKAHMVTLDYTVQVPPGEAGATPELSKFRLSYYPHRLEAFTALLKGAFQGKCQHSVLGDFQPYTPGQAHIPCYFIHVVKKMA